Proteins from a single region of Verrucosispora sp. NA02020:
- a CDS encoding glycosyltransferase codes for MPDVSVVIPTTGRPSLAEAVATARAQRGVSVHVVVVCDLAEVPTSVSELRGQIDEIVCTGGGRRGSHARNLGVRHAAPGSHVAFLDDDDAWLPGKLAAQLPVLERLAGEGWLPVVSSRTLQRKAGADPLPSAVPGTLIADGQRPEDYLFRRRQLGVARQSLPTSTLLTTITVATKCPWDESLPRHQDWDWLVRAARLPGAKIVQIEEATAVYTVGSPGSISAGADWRTSWAWAQRWEGVWAPATFADFVTAQTLRYALQARDREGVREMVRAIRRNSVPSASNAVLAALGLVPRSALERVAMRKSRTTGGVPTGGQQ; via the coding sequence ATGCCGGACGTTTCGGTAGTCATCCCGACGACGGGCAGGCCCAGCCTCGCCGAGGCGGTCGCCACCGCCCGCGCGCAGCGCGGTGTCTCGGTGCACGTGGTCGTCGTATGCGATCTCGCCGAGGTACCGACCAGCGTGTCCGAGTTGCGCGGCCAGATCGACGAGATCGTCTGCACCGGCGGCGGACGACGCGGCTCACACGCCCGCAATCTCGGCGTACGGCATGCCGCGCCAGGTAGCCATGTGGCGTTCCTCGACGACGACGACGCGTGGTTGCCCGGCAAGCTCGCCGCCCAACTGCCCGTCCTGGAACGGCTGGCCGGCGAGGGCTGGTTGCCGGTGGTGTCGTCGCGGACGCTGCAGCGCAAGGCGGGCGCCGATCCGCTTCCCTCCGCCGTGCCGGGCACGCTGATCGCCGACGGCCAGCGACCGGAGGACTACCTGTTCCGTCGACGGCAGCTCGGGGTCGCACGCCAGTCGCTGCCCACCTCGACGCTGCTGACCACCATCACGGTGGCCACGAAATGCCCGTGGGACGAGTCGCTGCCCCGCCACCAGGACTGGGACTGGCTCGTCCGGGCGGCCCGACTGCCGGGTGCGAAGATCGTGCAGATCGAGGAGGCGACCGCTGTCTACACCGTGGGCAGCCCCGGCTCGATCTCGGCGGGCGCCGACTGGCGTACCTCATGGGCCTGGGCCCAACGCTGGGAGGGCGTCTGGGCACCAGCGACCTTCGCCGACTTCGTCACCGCACAGACCCTGCGGTACGCGCTCCAGGCCCGTGACCGCGAGGGCGTACGCGAGATGGTGCGGGCGATCCGACGCAACTCCGTTCCGTCGGCGAGCAACGCCGTTCTCGCGGCACTCGGCCTCGTGCCGCGCTCCGCGCTCGAACGGGTGGCGAT